A genome region from Proteobacteria bacterium CG1_02_64_396 includes the following:
- a CDS encoding transcriptional regulator: MGVTSVRLQAEIETPLEALAQRLDRSKNYLINQAVREFLERQALEEQRWRETVSAIESVQAGRSVDESAVNEWLESWGSADELKPPSA; this comes from the coding sequence ATGGGCGTTACAAGCGTGCGGTTGCAGGCCGAAATCGAGACGCCGCTGGAGGCTTTGGCCCAGCGGTTGGATCGCAGCAAGAACTACCTGATCAACCAAGCGGTTCGGGAGTTTTTGGAACGTCAGGCGTTGGAGGAGCAGCGGTGGCGGGAGACCGTTTCGGCCATCGAGTCGGTGCAGGCTGGACGCAGCGTCGACGAGTCGGCGGTCAATGAGTGGTTGGAAAGCTGGGGGAGCGCCGACGAACTGAAACCACCCTCGGCATGA